One segment of Alistipes finegoldii DSM 17242 DNA contains the following:
- the clpB gene encoding ATP-dependent chaperone ClpB: MNINTLTIKAQEALQAALNLARERGQQAVEPLHLLAVLIREDDSLATFLLGRVGVNVRGLRDETQRAVGSLPRVEGGGEQFFAQETSKVIQRAVDFTKNFGDKYASVEHLLLGLVAERGQAADILKRSGATEKELLEAIRIFRKGATVDSQTSEQQFDALGKYAVNLNEQARSGKLDPVIGRDEEIRRVLQILSRRTKNNPILVGEAGVGKTAIAEGIAHRIVDGDVPENLKSKVIYSLDMGALIAGAKYQGEFEERLKAVVQEVVASEGEILLFIDEIHTLVGAGKSSGAMDAANILKPALARGDLRTIGATTLDEYQKYFEQDKALERRFQKVMVDEPTQEDAISILRGLKDRYENHHQVRIKDEAIVAAVELSTRYITSRFLPDKAIDLVDEAASRLRLEMNSVPEEIDTLDRRVRQLEIEREAIRREKDRERVEQLTKEIEELKSRDAEMRAKWQGQRDLLKRIQENKDRIEQLKIEAQQAERQGDYGKVAEIRYGKIQEAEKEIAAFQEEYKLASANGSMIKEEVDAQDVAEVVSRWTGIPVTRMLASEREKLLHMEDELHRRVIGQEQAIAAISDAVRRSRAGLNDPRKPIGSFIFLGTTGVGKTELAKALAEFLFNDDSMMTRIDMSEYQERHSVSRLVGAPPGYVGYDEGGQLTEAVRRKPYSVVLLDEIEKAHPDVFNILLQVLDDGRLTDNKGRTVDFRNTIIIMTSNMGSHIIQENFAAAFSGEKLAPEVVEKTRMDVIDLLKQQLKPEFLNRIDEIVMFEPLTRRDIERIVDIQLGAVRRMLAETGIRLEYSDKAREWIAAAGYDPLYGARPVKRTIQRYIVNELSKRILAGDVNREKPIKIGADDKGLTFAN, translated from the coding sequence ATGAATATAAACACTTTGACCATCAAGGCGCAGGAGGCGTTGCAGGCAGCGCTCAACCTTGCGCGGGAGCGCGGACAGCAGGCTGTCGAGCCGCTCCATCTGCTCGCGGTGCTGATCCGCGAGGACGATTCGCTGGCCACGTTCCTGCTGGGACGCGTCGGCGTGAACGTGCGCGGACTGCGCGACGAAACCCAGCGCGCCGTCGGCTCCCTGCCGCGGGTCGAGGGCGGCGGCGAGCAGTTCTTTGCGCAGGAAACCTCGAAGGTGATCCAGCGCGCCGTGGACTTCACCAAGAACTTCGGCGACAAATATGCTTCGGTCGAACACCTTCTGCTGGGGCTCGTGGCCGAACGCGGACAGGCGGCCGACATCCTCAAGCGCAGCGGCGCCACCGAGAAGGAGCTTCTCGAAGCGATCCGTATCTTCCGCAAGGGTGCGACGGTCGATTCGCAGACCTCCGAACAGCAGTTCGACGCGCTGGGCAAGTACGCCGTCAACCTCAACGAACAGGCCCGTTCGGGCAAGCTCGACCCGGTGATCGGCCGCGACGAGGAGATCCGGCGCGTGTTGCAGATTCTCTCGCGCCGCACCAAGAACAACCCGATTCTGGTCGGCGAAGCCGGCGTGGGCAAGACTGCCATCGCCGAGGGCATCGCCCACCGTATCGTGGACGGCGACGTGCCCGAAAACCTGAAATCGAAGGTGATCTACTCGCTCGACATGGGCGCCCTTATCGCGGGCGCCAAGTATCAGGGCGAGTTCGAGGAGCGGCTCAAGGCCGTCGTGCAGGAGGTCGTCGCCAGCGAAGGCGAAATACTGCTGTTCATCGACGAGATCCACACCCTCGTCGGCGCCGGCAAGTCGTCGGGCGCGATGGACGCCGCCAATATCCTCAAACCCGCGCTTGCGCGCGGCGACCTGCGGACCATCGGCGCCACGACGCTCGACGAGTATCAGAAATACTTCGAGCAGGACAAGGCCCTCGAACGCCGTTTCCAGAAGGTGATGGTCGACGAGCCGACGCAGGAAGACGCCATTTCGATCCTCCGCGGACTGAAAGACCGTTACGAGAACCACCATCAGGTCCGCATCAAGGACGAGGCGATCGTCGCCGCCGTCGAACTTTCGACGCGCTACATCACCTCGCGTTTCCTGCCCGACAAGGCGATCGACCTCGTGGACGAGGCGGCTTCGCGCCTGCGTCTGGAGATGAACTCCGTGCCTGAGGAGATCGACACCCTCGACCGGCGTGTGCGCCAGCTCGAAATCGAGCGCGAGGCGATCCGCCGCGAGAAGGACAGGGAGCGTGTGGAGCAGCTCACCAAGGAGATCGAGGAACTGAAGTCCAGAGACGCCGAGATGCGTGCCAAATGGCAGGGCCAGCGCGATCTGCTGAAGAGGATTCAGGAGAACAAGGACCGGATCGAGCAGCTGAAGATCGAGGCCCAGCAGGCCGAGCGGCAGGGCGACTACGGCAAGGTGGCCGAAATCCGCTACGGCAAGATTCAGGAGGCCGAAAAGGAGATCGCCGCCTTTCAGGAGGAGTACAAGCTGGCGTCGGCCAACGGCTCGATGATCAAGGAAGAGGTCGATGCGCAGGACGTCGCCGAGGTGGTGTCGCGCTGGACGGGTATCCCCGTGACGCGCATGCTGGCTTCCGAACGCGAGAAACTGCTGCACATGGAGGACGAGCTGCACCGGCGCGTCATCGGTCAGGAGCAGGCCATCGCCGCCATTTCCGACGCCGTGCGCCGTTCGCGCGCCGGGTTGAACGACCCCCGCAAGCCGATCGGCTCGTTCATCTTCCTCGGCACCACGGGCGTCGGCAAGACCGAGCTGGCCAAAGCGCTGGCCGAGTTCCTCTTCAACGACGACTCGATGATGACGCGTATCGACATGAGCGAGTATCAGGAGCGCCACAGCGTGTCGCGTCTGGTGGGAGCGCCTCCGGGATACGTCGGTTACGACGAGGGCGGCCAGCTCACCGAAGCCGTGCGCCGCAAGCCCTATTCGGTCGTGCTGCTCGACGAGATCGAGAAAGCGCACCCCGACGTCTTCAACATTCTCCTGCAGGTGCTCGACGACGGCCGTCTGACCGACAATAAGGGCCGCACGGTGGACTTCCGCAATACGATCATCATCATGACTTCGAACATGGGATCGCATATCATTCAGGAGAATTTCGCGGCGGCGTTCAGCGGCGAGAAGCTCGCGCCCGAAGTGGTCGAGAAGACCCGGATGGACGTCATCGACCTTTTGAAACAGCAGCTGAAGCCCGAATTCCTGAACCGTATCGACGAGATCGTGATGTTCGAGCCGCTGACGCGCCGGGATATCGAGCGCATCGTGGACATCCAGCTGGGCGCCGTGCGCCGGATGCTGGCCGAGACCGGCATCCGCCTCGAATACAGCGACAAGGCGCGCGAATGGATCGCCGCCGCCGGCTACGACCCGCTCTACGGCGCGCGTCCGGTCAAACGTACGATCCAGCGTTACATCGTCAACGAACTCTCGAAACGGATTCTGGCCGGCGACGTCAACCGCGAAAAACCGATCAAGATCGGCGCCGACGACAAGGGCCTGACCTTCGCCAACTGA